A genome region from Methanobacterium subterraneum includes the following:
- a CDS encoding DUF11 domain-containing protein, whose product MKTIKNKLIKLTLALAFILICIGTVSAATADENITISAVNDTPDLETQETLQDVSISGKVEKCSDGNPFPGVTVTTTSSGETISTTTNVAGTYSLNFKSSSTNFQVTASAPGHQPSTQEVTVLPGEDNIYRDTADFKLGMDTVYVATTGSDATGDGTDANPYRTIAKGITEANPDGTVNVADGTYQEHLTIGKNVNLIGASQTGTIIDGTSNGRPVTINGGVTVTMSYFTIQNGRVTGDYVYGGGIYNNGNLTLNNCTVKTNQANPTTFYGSSYGGGIYNAGIMTIKGSTVEYNYATGYYAYGGGINNWGAMTIEDSTVQNNNAMSSSDEAQGGGIYNEDTLTIINSTIKGNTAWSTYPDDAYGGGIYNYGTLIMDNTNMEGNIARGYYAVGGGIYNFYGNMEISNSNINQNLAEASNTSSYGGGIYLNNGSLTLTNSNINQNTVTGQSGYSAEGGGIYNSGANMNINGGSVSSNRVNGGDAKGGGISIGGYHNTVAINGCTIQDNAIYSTSTANGGGIYYLAGYGYNTATMTITDSTIKGNTATNGGGICNYQSTLTITGSTIQENNAIVGAGIWSSGTTSISDSTITGNIASIQGGGIDHRGGTLTVTETDITHNTATSYGGGISNDGTLNIQNSAINDNTAMFGGGIYNIDREVVLDNTELLRNTATGGGVNGARGGAIFNHYGAVTIDNSKINYNTANALSTDSFGGGIYTWGGSLTVTNSNINHNTATAVSNVYGGGIYTSDSVVTMNFNRIVGNSPKAIYHSLDSQYGTVNAEYNWWGSNYDAITSYFGSVDLWPWLYMTFQADPTTIQQGDTSTLTANFNNAWDGENPVTPFDPAIGHLPDGTLVTFTTDLGQVGSQTVDKPTVNGVATATLTGTESGLANLSATLDDETLTLNVEVENDPCANVTITKTGNGPLNVGDTGTFTVSLHNNGPDAAHNVAVTDVDVPSGWTVTPSVGSWDSATKTWSVGTLNNGDSATLTISGLVTAAMAGTTLTNTVTETQDELNQETQTATASITVNTLSPKADLYINSWSSKSNPHVGEIFTITFKLGNRGPNTAENVVFTLPLPDGVEFVDVKVDQGTVTYDPATRTITWTLGDVIVGDPYAWVNVRALNLGSFIFRPTLTTDTDDPNLESNIQRLTLNVQVAGGSTETVHAQTVGMQETGTPMVGIVLAVLMVIGGFISTRKKQ is encoded by the coding sequence GTGAAAACGATAAAAAACAAACTAATAAAGCTGACATTAGCACTTGCATTCATCTTAATATGCATAGGAACAGTATCAGCAGCAACTGCCGATGAAAACATCACCATATCTGCTGTAAATGATACTCCGGATCTAGAAACCCAAGAAACCCTACAGGATGTTAGTATCAGTGGTAAAGTGGAGAAGTGTTCCGATGGAAACCCATTCCCCGGAGTAACCGTAACCACTACCAGTAGCGGAGAAACCATTTCAACCACTACCAACGTCGCCGGTACTTATTCTCTGAACTTTAAAAGCAGTTCCACTAATTTCCAAGTAACCGCCAGCGCACCAGGACACCAACCATCCACTCAAGAAGTAACTGTACTTCCTGGGGAAGATAATATCTACCGGGATACCGCTGACTTCAAATTAGGAATGGACACAGTCTACGTCGCCACCACAGGTAGCGATGCTACTGGGGATGGTACCGACGCTAACCCTTACCGAACCATCGCAAAAGGAATAACCGAAGCAAACCCTGATGGTACAGTAAATGTGGCTGATGGAACATATCAGGAACACCTTACAATCGGTAAGAATGTTAACCTGATAGGTGCCAGTCAAACCGGGACCATCATTGATGGAACCAGTAACGGACGACCGGTAACCATTAATGGCGGGGTCACTGTAACCATGAGTTACTTCACCATACAAAACGGAAGAGTAACCGGTGATTATGTCTATGGGGGTGGAATCTACAACAATGGTAATCTAACCCTCAACAACTGCACAGTAAAGACCAATCAAGCCAACCCAACCACTTTTTATGGATCCAGTTACGGAGGAGGAATCTACAACGCTGGGATCATGACCATTAAAGGTAGTACGGTTGAATACAACTATGCTACTGGTTACTATGCCTATGGTGGAGGAATCAATAACTGGGGCGCCATGACTATTGAAGACAGCACCGTACAGAATAATAACGCTATGAGTTCTTCTGATGAAGCTCAGGGTGGTGGAATATACAACGAAGACACACTTACCATTATTAACAGCACCATAAAAGGGAATACAGCCTGGAGCACCTACCCAGATGACGCATATGGTGGTGGTATCTACAACTACGGGACCTTAATTATGGATAACACAAACATGGAAGGTAACATAGCACGTGGATACTACGCTGTAGGTGGAGGCATCTACAACTTCTATGGTAACATGGAAATCAGTAACAGTAACATCAATCAAAACCTCGCCGAAGCCAGCAATACCTCAAGTTACGGTGGTGGAATCTACCTTAATAATGGTAGTTTAACCTTAACCAACAGTAACATCAACCAAAACACAGTGACAGGACAATCTGGATATTCCGCTGAAGGTGGTGGAATCTACAACTCTGGAGCCAACATGAACATCAATGGTGGGAGTGTAAGTTCCAACCGGGTTAACGGAGGAGATGCCAAAGGTGGTGGAATCAGTATCGGGGGTTATCATAATACAGTGGCCATAAATGGTTGCACCATCCAGGATAACGCTATCTACAGTACTTCTACTGCAAATGGTGGTGGAATTTACTACCTTGCTGGCTATGGTTACAACACCGCCACTATGACCATCACTGACTCAACAATCAAAGGCAACACCGCCACTAATGGTGGTGGGATCTGCAATTACCAGAGTACTCTAACCATCACCGGGTCCACTATCCAGGAAAATAATGCGATTGTTGGTGCTGGAATCTGGAGTTCTGGAACCACTAGTATCTCTGATTCAACTATCACTGGTAACATTGCATCTATCCAGGGTGGTGGAATCGACCACAGGGGTGGTACTTTGACGGTCACGGAAACTGACATAACCCACAACACTGCTACTAGTTACGGTGGTGGAATCTCAAATGATGGTACTTTAAACATTCAAAACTCGGCCATCAATGACAACACTGCCATGTTTGGTGGTGGAATCTACAACATCGACCGGGAAGTGGTTCTTGACAACACAGAATTACTACGAAACACCGCAACTGGGGGTGGCGTTAACGGAGCACGCGGAGGGGCCATTTTCAACCATTATGGTGCAGTGACCATCGATAACAGTAAAATCAATTACAACACCGCAAATGCCCTCAGTACAGATAGTTTCGGTGGAGGAATCTACACCTGGGGTGGCAGTTTAACAGTAACCAACAGCAACATCAATCACAACACTGCAACTGCCGTTAGTAATGTATACGGTGGAGGAATCTACACCAGTGATAGTGTGGTGACCATGAACTTCAACCGCATAGTGGGTAATTCCCCTAAAGCCATCTACCATTCCCTCGACTCACAATACGGGACTGTAAATGCCGAGTACAACTGGTGGGGATCCAATTATGATGCCATAACCAGTTACTTTGGTAGTGTAGATCTCTGGCCATGGTTATACATGACCTTCCAGGCTGATCCAACCACTATCCAGCAGGGTGATACTTCAACCCTAACTGCTAACTTCAACAATGCCTGGGATGGAGAAAATCCGGTGACACCTTTCGATCCAGCAATTGGGCATTTACCCGATGGAACACTGGTGACTTTCACCACTGACCTTGGTCAGGTGGGCAGTCAAACTGTGGATAAGCCAACAGTGAATGGTGTGGCTACCGCTACACTAACTGGAACCGAATCCGGCCTTGCCAACCTATCTGCCACTCTGGATGATGAAACCCTAACCCTTAACGTGGAGGTTGAAAATGATCCGTGTGCCAATGTGACCATCACTAAGACTGGTAATGGTCCTTTGAATGTGGGGGATACTGGTACTTTTACCGTTTCTCTGCATAACAATGGGCCTGATGCTGCTCATAACGTGGCAGTTACTGATGTGGATGTTCCTTCCGGTTGGACTGTGACTCCTTCTGTGGGATCATGGGATTCAGCTACCAAAACCTGGAGTGTGGGAACGCTCAATAATGGTGACAGTGCAACCCTAACCATCAGTGGATTAGTTACCGCTGCAATGGCCGGGACCACCCTCACCAACACAGTTACCGAAACTCAGGATGAACTGAACCAGGAAACACAGACTGCAACAGCCAGTATCACAGTTAATACTCTATCTCCTAAGGCTGATCTGTACATCAACAGCTGGTCCAGTAAAAGTAACCCTCATGTGGGTGAAATATTCACTATTACCTTTAAATTGGGTAATAGAGGACCGAACACAGCAGAAAACGTGGTATTCACATTACCACTGCCTGATGGTGTGGAATTTGTGGATGTAAAGGTGGACCAGGGCACAGTAACCTACGATCCTGCTACCCGGACCATTACCTGGACCTTGGGTGATGTGATTGTGGGAGATCCCTACGCATGGGTAAATGTTAGAGCACTGAACCTGGGAAGTTTCATCTTCCGACCAACACTCACCACTGACACCGATGATCCTAACCTTGAAAGCAACATCCAAAGGTTGACTTTGAATGTCCA
- a CDS encoding glutamate--tRNA ligase: MDKLEELVRKQALINAAKHGGQAQPGAVIGMIMSGHPEYRKQAKDVSRLAGQITAQVNQLSPEAQKEELDNLGGYQEKKKEEKVKGLSDLPGAEGKVVLRFAPNPSGPLHIGHARAAVLNQEYSKRYQGKLILRVEDTDPRRVDPSAYQMIPEDLKWMGVDWDEEIIQSDRMEIYYEHALELIKLGGAYMCTCPGDVFKELKDSSQSCPHRDASVEENLKLWEKMPETGEGEMVLRVKTDIEHKNPAIRDWVAMRVVEDEHPRIGKQYRVYPMMNFSVAVDDHLLGVTHVLRGKDHLANSEKQEYLYHHMGWDVPHFIHYGRLKMDDVSLSTSQARQGIEEGVYSGWDDPRLGTIRAIARRGIQSLAIKELMMEIGVKIADSTVTWKKIYGLNRSFLEDKANRYFMVENPELVEIEGVPESLLGNVERPLHPDHLDLGMRSLEFNGKVYLSDEDILSQSDQVLRLMDAVNIIFQDGEAKYHSEGIDEAREAKAKIVQWVPTEGAVETEMVMPDASRVTGFAESTLKGVKEGEVVQLERIGFARLDKKEDGKLRFYYAHK, translated from the coding sequence ATGGATAAACTGGAAGAACTGGTTCGAAAACAAGCACTGATCAACGCCGCCAAACACGGGGGTCAGGCCCAGCCCGGGGCAGTGATCGGGATGATAATGTCCGGACACCCTGAATACCGGAAACAGGCCAAGGATGTATCAAGACTAGCCGGGCAGATCACCGCCCAGGTAAACCAATTAAGCCCTGAAGCCCAGAAGGAAGAACTGGACAACCTGGGAGGTTACCAGGAAAAGAAGAAGGAAGAAAAGGTCAAGGGACTCTCTGATCTACCCGGTGCTGAGGGGAAAGTGGTTCTGCGTTTTGCTCCAAATCCATCAGGACCCCTCCATATAGGGCATGCACGGGCAGCAGTTTTAAACCAGGAATACAGTAAACGATACCAGGGTAAGCTAATCCTACGGGTTGAAGACACAGACCCACGAAGGGTGGACCCTTCTGCTTACCAGATGATACCGGAAGACCTGAAGTGGATGGGAGTGGATTGGGATGAAGAGATCATCCAGTCCGACCGGATGGAAATCTACTATGAACACGCCCTGGAACTCATCAAACTGGGAGGGGCCTACATGTGCACCTGCCCAGGGGACGTGTTCAAAGAACTCAAGGACTCCTCCCAAAGCTGCCCCCACCGGGATGCCAGTGTGGAGGAGAATTTAAAGCTATGGGAGAAAATGCCAGAAACCGGTGAGGGTGAAATGGTTCTCCGGGTAAAAACTGACATAGAGCACAAAAACCCTGCCATAAGGGACTGGGTGGCCATGAGGGTTGTGGAAGATGAGCACCCCCGTATTGGTAAACAGTACCGGGTTTATCCCATGATGAACTTCTCGGTGGCAGTGGACGACCACCTCCTGGGGGTTACCCATGTTTTGCGGGGTAAGGACCACCTGGCCAACAGTGAAAAACAGGAATACCTCTACCATCACATGGGCTGGGATGTACCACACTTCATCCACTACGGAAGACTGAAAATGGATGATGTCAGTTTATCCACCTCCCAGGCACGTCAGGGTATTGAAGAAGGTGTCTACAGTGGCTGGGATGACCCCCGATTGGGAACCATCCGGGCCATAGCCCGTAGGGGTATACAATCCCTGGCTATAAAGGAGTTGATGATGGAGATCGGGGTGAAAATAGCTGACTCCACCGTAACCTGGAAGAAGATCTACGGATTAAACCGTTCCTTCCTGGAAGATAAGGCCAACCGGTACTTTATGGTGGAAAACCCAGAGTTGGTGGAGATAGAGGGTGTGCCTGAATCATTATTGGGAAATGTGGAAAGACCACTACACCCCGACCATCTGGACCTGGGAATGCGCAGCCTGGAATTTAATGGAAAAGTCTACCTCAGTGATGAGGACATACTCTCACAATCTGATCAGGTTCTGAGGTTAATGGATGCTGTGAACATTATCTTCCAGGATGGCGAGGCAAAGTATCACAGTGAAGGTATTGATGAAGCCCGGGAAGCCAAAGCCAAGATAGTGCAATGGGTGCCCACCGAAGGTGCAGTTGAAACCGAGATGGTAATGCCTGATGCATCGCGGGTTACAGGATTTGCAGAGTCAACCCTGAAAGGTGTAAAAGAAGGTGAAGTGGTACAGCTAGAAAGGATTGGATTTGCCAGATTGGATAAGAAAGAAGATGGGAAGTTAAGGTTCTACTACGCCCATAAATAG
- the idsA gene encoding short chain isoprenyl diphosphate synthase IdsA — MESKLEVTEILKRYSADIDQEINRALETVDPETLRQASEHLVKAGGKKLRPSLVVLSAEAVGGEVESALKTGAAVELIHTFSLIHDDIMDQDEKRRGKPSVHVLWGEPMAILAGDTLFSKAFATVMKSEDDGVAPENILPALHTVVDSCVKICEGQALDMGFSEREDVREEEYLTMIYKKTAALIAAATKAGAILGGGTPEQVEALAEYGRLIGMAFQIQDDYLDVASSDEDLGKPVGSDIVEGKMTLLVVNALSKASEEDRERLLAILKEEGDEHVTEAMEIMEKYGSIQYAWQVAQEDVNQAKQLLDILDDSPAKEALIRVADFVLERSH, encoded by the coding sequence ATGGAATCAAAACTGGAAGTAACCGAGATCCTCAAAAGATACTCTGCAGACATAGATCAGGAGATAAACAGGGCCCTGGAAACAGTGGACCCTGAAACCCTTCGCCAGGCATCGGAACATCTGGTTAAAGCCGGTGGGAAGAAACTCAGACCATCACTGGTGGTTTTAAGTGCCGAAGCAGTGGGTGGTGAAGTGGAATCCGCCCTTAAAACTGGAGCCGCAGTGGAACTCATCCACACCTTTAGCCTGATCCACGACGATATCATGGACCAGGACGAAAAAAGGAGGGGAAAACCCTCAGTACACGTACTATGGGGAGAACCCATGGCCATTCTGGCCGGGGACACCCTATTCTCCAAAGCATTTGCCACGGTAATGAAAAGTGAGGACGATGGGGTGGCACCGGAGAACATCCTACCGGCCCTGCACACCGTGGTGGATAGCTGCGTGAAGATCTGTGAAGGCCAGGCACTGGACATGGGATTCTCAGAACGGGAAGATGTCCGGGAAGAAGAATACCTCACCATGATCTACAAGAAAACCGCAGCCCTAATAGCTGCCGCCACCAAAGCCGGAGCCATACTCGGTGGAGGGACACCGGAACAGGTGGAAGCCCTGGCAGAGTACGGTCGACTCATAGGAATGGCCTTCCAGATACAGGATGACTACTTGGATGTGGCCAGCAGTGATGAGGACCTGGGAAAACCAGTGGGTAGTGACATTGTGGAAGGAAAAATGACCCTCCTGGTGGTGAACGCACTATCCAAGGCTAGTGAAGAAGACCGGGAACGTTTACTGGCCATCCTCAAGGAAGAGGGTGATGAACATGTCACTGAGGCCATGGAGATCATGGAAAAATATGGATCCATACAATACGCCTGGCAGGTGGCTCAGGAAGATGTGAACCAGGCCAAACAGTTACTGGACATCCTGGACGACAGTCCAGCCAAGGAAGCACTCATCAGGGTGGCTGACTTTGTACTGGAAAGGAGTCATTAG
- a CDS encoding RNase J family beta-CASP ribonuclease, with protein sequence MSVEVIAIGGYEEVGKNMSAVKVGEDVIIFDMGINLDRVHIHEDTDIARMHSLDLIERGVIPDDTLMKDVDGKVRAIVFSHGHLDHIGAVAKLAHRYDAPLIGTPYTLALVENSIKQERKFEVSNPLQVLNAGEKMQLSPDITLEFVHTTHSIPQAVNAVLHTPEGIIVYALDFKFDNHMMLSPPPNYQRLRQLGKKGVLALIVETTRMTEKQQEKTHSEKVARIVLEDIMKDILPANEGLLVTTFSSHIERIQAICNIAQESNRKILLLGRSMERFGSIAEKIGILDLPKGASLFGSPKSVNRALARAEENRSDYILVTTGHQGEPDALLPRIASGRTHFNVAPGDNVVISAPIIPNPTNVANRNLMERRLKDHGARIYTNAHVSGHAGREDHRDFIRMLQPEHIIPAHGSLDMLAAYTEMAEEEGYKMGNNIHVLRNGQAQVFNGGV encoded by the coding sequence ATGAGTGTAGAAGTAATTGCCATTGGAGGCTATGAAGAAGTGGGCAAAAACATGTCCGCAGTGAAAGTGGGGGAGGATGTAATAATATTCGACATGGGAATCAACCTGGATCGGGTGCACATCCATGAAGACACCGACATCGCCCGTATGCACAGTTTAGATTTAATTGAAAGGGGAGTCATACCAGACGACACCCTGATGAAGGATGTGGATGGTAAGGTACGGGCCATAGTATTCAGCCACGGACACCTGGACCACATCGGAGCAGTGGCCAAACTAGCCCACCGCTACGACGCACCCCTCATTGGAACACCCTACACCCTGGCACTGGTGGAAAACAGTATAAAACAGGAGAGGAAATTCGAAGTATCCAACCCCCTCCAGGTCCTAAACGCCGGAGAAAAAATGCAGCTTTCCCCAGATATCACCCTGGAATTCGTGCACACCACCCACAGTATACCCCAGGCAGTTAACGCAGTGCTGCACACCCCTGAAGGTATCATTGTCTATGCACTGGACTTCAAATTCGACAACCACATGATGCTCAGCCCACCCCCAAACTACCAACGCCTAAGGCAACTGGGTAAAAAGGGAGTACTGGCACTTATTGTGGAAACCACCAGGATGACCGAAAAACAGCAGGAGAAAACCCACTCCGAGAAGGTAGCCAGAATAGTCCTGGAGGATATAATGAAGGACATCCTCCCAGCCAATGAAGGATTGCTGGTAACCACCTTCAGCAGTCACATCGAACGTATACAGGCCATCTGTAACATAGCCCAGGAAAGCAACCGAAAAATCCTCCTGCTGGGAAGATCCATGGAACGGTTCGGGAGCATAGCCGAAAAAATAGGAATACTGGATCTCCCTAAGGGGGCCAGCCTCTTCGGAAGCCCCAAATCAGTTAACCGGGCACTGGCCAGGGCAGAGGAAAACCGATCCGACTACATACTGGTAACCACCGGACACCAGGGAGAACCAGACGCTCTCTTACCAAGGATAGCCAGTGGAAGAACCCACTTCAACGTGGCACCAGGGGATAACGTGGTTATAAGCGCACCAATCATACCCAACCCCACCAACGTGGCCAACCGGAACCTGATGGAGCGACGTTTGAAGGATCACGGGGCCAGGATTTACACCAACGCCCACGTATCCGGACACGCCGGCCGGGAAGACCACCGGGACTTCATACGAATGCTACAACCAGAACACATCATACCTGCCCACGGGAGCCTGGACATGCTAGCCGCCTACACCGAGATGGCTGAGGAAGAAGGGTACAAAATGGGTAACAATATTCACGTACTGAGAAATGGACAGGCACAGGTTTTCAACGGAGGAGTTTAA
- the fni gene encoding type 2 isopentenyl-diphosphate Delta-isomerase: protein MISDRKLEHLLLCTHSDVEYHKKTGFKDVELVHKALPEVNQEEIDLSTSLLGKKMDSPIIITAITGGHPSSVEVNQKLARVAEKLNIGLGLGSQRAAVENPELASTYTIAREEAPEALLIGNIGAPQMEQAHEAGEMMDLDALAIHLNPLQEAIQPEGDVDTRGYLENIQKTVEEMNIPVIAKETGAGISGNDALSLEKAGVQAIDVAGAGGTSWAAVETYRSQDKTMGELYWDWGIPTAASTVEVSQSVQIPIISSGGIRNGLEAVKALALGADAVGMALPVLKASYLGEEALFKFFSRFLEEIKVAMFLVGAGNLKELQKTDLVIQGKTREWLQERGYNTKIYARRSSL from the coding sequence TTCAGATAGAAAATTAGAGCATTTGCTATTATGCACCCACAGCGATGTGGAATACCATAAAAAAACAGGATTCAAAGATGTGGAACTCGTCCACAAAGCCCTTCCTGAAGTAAACCAGGAAGAAATAGACTTATCCACCTCCCTACTTGGGAAAAAGATGGATTCACCCATAATAATAACCGCTATCACTGGAGGACACCCCTCCTCAGTGGAAGTAAACCAGAAACTGGCCCGAGTAGCAGAAAAACTCAACATCGGCCTGGGACTGGGAAGCCAGAGAGCAGCAGTTGAAAACCCGGAACTGGCATCAACCTACACCATCGCCCGGGAAGAAGCCCCCGAAGCCCTCTTAATAGGGAACATAGGAGCACCCCAAATGGAACAGGCCCACGAGGCCGGGGAGATGATGGACCTGGATGCACTGGCCATACACTTAAACCCCCTGCAGGAGGCAATCCAGCCAGAGGGAGATGTGGACACCAGAGGATACCTGGAAAACATCCAGAAAACCGTGGAAGAAATGAACATCCCGGTAATAGCCAAGGAAACCGGGGCCGGTATCAGTGGAAACGATGCCCTATCCCTGGAAAAAGCCGGTGTCCAGGCCATCGATGTGGCCGGGGCTGGTGGAACTAGCTGGGCGGCAGTTGAAACCTACCGCAGCCAGGATAAAACCATGGGCGAGCTCTACTGGGACTGGGGCATACCAACCGCAGCCAGTACCGTGGAAGTAAGCCAATCAGTACAGATACCAATCATATCCTCCGGAGGAATAAGAAACGGATTAGAAGCAGTAAAAGCACTAGCCCTAGGGGCCGATGCAGTGGGAATGGCATTACCAGTTCTCAAAGCATCATACTTGGGTGAAGAAGCACTCTTCAAATTCTTTTCCAGATTCCTGGAGGAAATCAAGGTAGCCATGTTCTTAGTAGGAGCAGGCAACCTGAAAGAATTACAAAAAACAGACCTGGTAATCCAGGGAAAAACAAGAGAATGGCTCCAGGAAAGGGGCTACAATACCAAAATTTATGCAAGGAGGTCATCCTTATGA